One Pullulanibacillus sp. KACC 23026 DNA segment encodes these proteins:
- a CDS encoding VOC family protein: MKRVKLNKIHHIAIICSDYEVSKSFYVNVLGLEILKETYRSERESYKLDLMVNGHYQIELFSFPNSPERASYPEARGLRHLAFEVEDVEEAAAELREKAVEVEEVRLDPITGKKFTFFEDPDHQPIELYES, from the coding sequence ATGAAACGAGTGAAGTTAAATAAGATTCATCATATTGCTATTATTTGTTCGGATTATGAGGTTTCAAAGTCTTTTTATGTGAATGTACTAGGTTTAGAGATTTTGAAGGAAACATATAGAAGTGAGAGAGAGTCTTACAAGTTAGACTTAATGGTCAATGGTCATTATCAAATTGAGCTTTTTTCGTTTCCAAACAGTCCGGAGCGAGCGAGTTACCCGGAGGCAAGAGGGCTAAGACACTTGGCCTTTGAAGTGGAAGATGTAGAAGAAGCAGCGGCAGAGCTTCGGGAAAAAGCTGTTGAGGTTGAAGAGGTGAGATTGGATCCAATTACGGGGAAGAAATTTACCTTCTTTGAAGACCCAGACCACCAGCCCATAGAATTGTATGAGAGTTAA